In Fusobacterium canifelinum, a genomic segment contains:
- the der gene encoding ribosome biogenesis GTPase Der: MKPIVAIVGRPNVGKSTLFNNLVGDKIAIVDDLPGVTRDRLYRDTEWSGSEFVIVDTGGLEPRNNDFLMAKIKEQAEVAMNEADVILFVVDGKSGLNPLDEEIAYILRKKNKPVILCVNKIDNFFEQQDDVYDFYGLGFEYLVPISGEHKVNLGDMLDIVVDIIGKMDFPEEDEEALKLAVIGKPNAGKSSLVNKLSGEERTIVSDIAGTTRDAIDTLIEYKDNKYMIIDTAGIRRKSKVEESLEYYSVLRALKAIKRADVCILMLDAKEGLTEQDKRIADIAHEELKPIIIVMNKWDLVENKNNTTMKKMKEELYAELPFLSYAPIEFVSALTGQRTTNLLEISDRIYEEYTKRISTGLLNTILKDAVLMNNPPTRKGRVIKINYATQVSVAPPRFVLFCNYPELIHFSYARYIENKFREAFGFDGSPIMISFENKSSD; encoded by the coding sequence ATGAAACCAATAGTTGCAATAGTTGGAAGACCAAATGTTGGAAAATCTACTCTTTTTAATAACTTGGTAGGAGATAAAATAGCAATAGTTGATGACCTGCCAGGTGTAACAAGAGATAGGCTATATAGAGATACTGAATGGAGTGGTTCTGAATTTGTGATAGTTGATACAGGGGGATTAGAACCAAGAAATAATGACTTTTTAATGGCAAAAATAAAAGAGCAAGCAGAAGTTGCAATGAATGAAGCGGATGTTATTTTATTTGTTGTTGATGGAAAATCGGGGCTTAATCCATTAGATGAAGAAATAGCATATATATTAAGAAAGAAAAATAAACCTGTTATCCTATGTGTAAATAAAATAGATAACTTTTTTGAGCAACAAGATGATGTCTATGATTTTTATGGATTAGGTTTTGAATATCTTGTACCAATTTCTGGGGAACACAAAGTAAATTTAGGGGATATGTTAGATATAGTTGTAGATATTATTGGAAAGATGGACTTCCCAGAAGAAGATGAAGAGGCTTTAAAATTAGCAGTAATAGGAAAGCCAAATGCTGGTAAATCATCTTTAGTAAATAAATTATCAGGTGAAGAAAGAACAATAGTTAGTGATATTGCAGGAACAACAAGAGATGCTATTGATACTTTAATTGAATACAAAGACAATAAATATATGATAATTGATACAGCAGGGATAAGAAGAAAATCAAAAGTTGAAGAAAGTTTGGAATATTATTCAGTGTTAAGAGCATTAAAAGCTATAAAAAGAGCAGATGTATGTATTTTAATGTTAGATGCTAAAGAGGGACTTACAGAACAAGATAAAAGAATTGCAGATATTGCTCATGAAGAATTAAAACCTATAATTATTGTTATGAATAAGTGGGATTTAGTGGAAAATAAAAACAATACTACTATGAAGAAGATGAAAGAAGAACTGTATGCTGAACTACCATTTTTATCTTATGCACCTATTGAATTTGTTTCAGCTTTGACAGGACAAAGAACAACAAATCTTCTTGAAATATCAGATAGAATTTATGAAGAATATACAAAGAGAATTTCAACAGGATTATTGAATACTATATTGAAAGATGCAGTTTTAATGAATAACCCACCTACAAGAAAGGGTAGAGTAATAAAAATTAATTATGCAACACAAGTTTCTGTTGCACCACCAAGATTTGTTTTATTCTGTAATTATCCAGAGCTTATACATTTTTCTTATGCAAGATATATTGAAAATAAATTTAGAGAAGCATTTGGATTTGATGGAAGCCCTATAATGATAAGTTTTGAGAACAAAAGTTCAGACTAA
- a CDS encoding YlmH family RNA-binding protein has product MNENLEKIENYIKLAEKTDTVIYSNQFFPISQLNNLKYSGLKFSFKGLNEDCEKKLLAVYPEYFTEDYLYFPIKYFKIVKKSKFISLEHKHYLGNILSLGIKREVLGDLIVKNDECYGIILENMFDFLKENLLRINSSPVKIIEIDEREVPQNEFKELNIRLSSLRLDSLVSELTNLSRAVSVNYIDLGNVQVNYEIQREKSYKVSVGDTIIIKKYGKFKIEEENGLTKKDKLKLIVRKYI; this is encoded by the coding sequence ATGAATGAAAACTTAGAAAAGATAGAAAACTATATTAAATTAGCAGAGAAAACAGATACAGTAATATATAGTAATCAATTCTTTCCAATATCACAACTTAATAATTTAAAATATTCTGGACTAAAATTTTCTTTTAAGGGTCTAAATGAAGACTGTGAAAAAAAGTTATTAGCAGTTTATCCTGAATATTTTACTGAAGACTATCTGTATTTTCCAATTAAATATTTTAAAATAGTGAAAAAATCAAAATTTATAAGTTTAGAACACAAACATTATTTAGGAAATATTCTATCTTTGGGAATAAAAAGAGAAGTTTTAGGAGATTTAATAGTTAAAAATGATGAATGTTATGGTATTATATTAGAAAATATGTTTGATTTTTTAAAAGAAAATCTTTTAAGGATAAATTCTTCTCCTGTGAAAATTATTGAAATAGATGAGAGAGAAGTTCCTCAAAATGAATTTAAAGAATTAAATATAAGGCTATCATCTTTAAGATTGGATAGTTTAGTATCAGAACTTACTAATTTATCAAGAGCAGTATCAGTCAATTATATTGATTTAGGTAATGTTCAAGTAAATTATGAAATACAAAGGGAAAAAAGTTATAAAGTATCAGTTGGAGATACTATAATAATAAAAAAATATGGTAAATTTAAAATTGAAGAGGAAAATGGCTTAACAAAAAAAGATAAGCTTAAATTAATTGTTAGAAAGTACATATAG
- a CDS encoding nitronate monooxygenase: MKNNKICEILGIKYPIFQGAMAWVSGGELAGAVSKDGGLGIIAGGGMEPELLRENIRKAKAITTNPFGVNLMLLRPDVEDQMNVCIEEGVKVITTGAGNPGAFMEKLKAANIKVIPVIPTVKLAERMEKIGADAVIVEGMESGGHVGTLTTMALLPQVVNAVNIPVIAAGGIASGKQFLAALAMGAEGIQCGTIFLTAKECLIHQNYKNIILKAKDRSTIVTGTSTGHPVRVIENKLAKEMIELERNGAPKEEIEKLGTGSLRLAVVDGDVEKGSFMSGQVAAMVNDERTTKEILEYLMYDLKLETEVLKRRLENWDI; this comes from the coding sequence ATGAAAAATAATAAAATTTGTGAGATATTAGGAATTAAGTATCCAATATTTCAAGGAGCTATGGCTTGGGTTTCTGGTGGAGAGTTAGCAGGAGCTGTTTCAAAAGATGGTGGACTTGGAATAATTGCTGGTGGAGGTATGGAGCCTGAACTTTTAAGAGAAAACATCAGAAAAGCAAAGGCTATTACAACTAATCCATTTGGAGTAAACTTAATGCTTCTACGTCCTGATGTTGAAGATCAAATGAATGTTTGTATTGAAGAAGGAGTAAAAGTTATAACTACTGGTGCTGGAAATCCAGGAGCTTTTATGGAAAAATTAAAGGCTGCTAATATAAAAGTTATACCAGTTATACCAACTGTAAAACTAGCAGAAAGAATGGAAAAAATTGGAGCAGATGCAGTTATAGTTGAAGGAATGGAAAGTGGAGGACATGTTGGAACACTAACAACTATGGCACTACTTCCACAAGTAGTTAATGCAGTAAATATTCCAGTTATTGCAGCAGGAGGAATTGCTAGTGGAAAACAATTCTTAGCAGCCTTAGCTATGGGAGCAGAAGGTATTCAATGTGGAACTATATTCTTAACAGCAAAAGAATGTTTGATTCATCAAAATTATAAAAATATTATCCTAAAAGCTAAAGATAGATCAACTATTGTTACAGGAACTTCAACAGGACACCCTGTAAGAGTTATAGAAAATAAATTAGCAAAAGAAATGATAGAACTTGAAAGAAATGGAGCTCCTAAGGAAGAGATTGAAAAATTAGGAACAGGAAGTCTAAGACTTGCAGTTGTTGATGGAGATGTTGAAAAAGGAAGTTTCATGTCAGGACAAGTTGCTGCTATGGTAAATGATGAAAGAACAACAAAAGAAATTTTAGAATATTTAATGTATGATTTAAAGCTTGAAACAGAAGTTTTAAAAAGAAGACTAGAAAATTGGGATATTTAA
- a CDS encoding septum site-determining protein MinC, with protein MSNHVIIKGKNDRLVIALDPNIDFLDLCDILKTKILEARDFIGNSRMAIEFSGRALTNEEENKLIGIITDNSDIVISYIFSKRADSEEENEDLDHLNPLIEEGKTHFFRGTLRSGSKIESDGNVVVLGDVNPSSIIRARGNVIVLGHLNGTVYAGLGGDDRAFIAAIYFNPIQITIGIKTITDIQNEILDSSRVDRNSKFKVASIKNQEIVVEELI; from the coding sequence ATGAGCAACCATGTAATAATAAAAGGTAAAAATGATAGATTAGTAATTGCTTTAGATCCTAATATAGATTTCTTAGATCTGTGTGATATTTTAAAAACAAAAATATTAGAGGCTAGAGACTTTATAGGAAATAGCCGTATGGCTATTGAATTTAGTGGAAGAGCTTTAACTAATGAGGAAGAAAATAAATTAATTGGAATTATTACAGATAACAGTGACATAGTTATATCTTATATTTTTTCTAAAAGAGCAGATTCTGAAGAAGAAAATGAAGATTTAGATCACTTAAATCCATTAATTGAAGAAGGAAAAACACATTTTTTTAGAGGAACATTAAGGTCAGGTTCTAAAATAGAATCTGATGGTAATGTTGTTGTGCTTGGAGATGTTAATCCATCTTCTATAATAAGAGCAAGAGGTAATGTTATAGTTCTTGGACATCTTAATGGTACAGTGTATGCTGGTCTAGGAGGAGATGATAGAGCTTTCATAGCTGCTATATACTTTAATCCTATTCAAATTACTATTGGTATAAAAACTATAACAGACATTCAAAATGAAATATTGGATTCTTCTAGAGTTGATAGAAATAGCAAATTTAAAGTTGCAAGTATAAAAAATCAAGAAATAGTAGTTGAGGAGTTGATATAG
- the minD gene encoding septum site-determining protein MinD: protein MGARVIVVTSGKGGVGKTTTTANIGAGLAEKGHKVLLIDTDIGLRNLDVVMGLENRIVYDLVDVIEERCRISQAFIKDKRCPNLVLLPAAQIKDKNDVTPDQMKRLIDSLKASFDYIIVDCPAGIEQGFKNAIVAADEAIVVTTPEVSATRDADRIIGLLEASGIKEPRLVINRLRIDMVKDKNMLSVEDILDILGIKLLGVVPDDETVVISTNKGEPLVYKGDSLAAKAFKNIANRIEGIDVPLLNLDVKMSLLEKIKFVFKR, encoded by the coding sequence ATGGGAGCAAGAGTTATTGTAGTTACCTCTGGAAAAGGTGGGGTTGGTAAGACAACAACAACTGCGAACATAGGTGCTGGTCTTGCTGAAAAAGGTCATAAGGTTTTACTTATTGATACAGATATTGGACTTAGAAACCTAGATGTTGTAATGGGATTAGAAAACAGGATAGTCTATGATTTAGTAGATGTTATAGAAGAAAGATGTAGAATTAGTCAAGCATTTATAAAGGATAAGAGATGTCCTAATTTAGTGTTGTTACCAGCAGCACAAATAAAGGATAAGAATGATGTAACTCCTGATCAAATGAAGAGATTAATTGACTCTTTAAAAGCAAGTTTTGATTATATCATAGTTGATTGTCCAGCAGGAATAGAACAAGGATTTAAAAATGCAATAGTAGCAGCAGATGAAGCAATTGTTGTTACAACACCAGAAGTTTCTGCAACAAGAGATGCTGATAGAATAATTGGTTTATTGGAAGCATCTGGAATAAAAGAACCAAGACTTGTTATAAATAGATTAAGAATTGATATGGTAAAAGATAAGAATATGCTAAGTGTAGAGGATATACTTGATATATTAGGAATAAAATTATTGGGAGTAGTTCCTGATGATGAAACAGTTGTTATTTCTACTAATAAAGGAGAACCTCTTGTATATAAAGGTGATTCACTAGCAGCTAAAGCCTTTAAAAATATAGCTAATAGAATTGAAGGAATAGATGTCCCTTTATTAAATTTAGATGTTAAGATGAGCTTATTAGAAAAAATAAAGTTCGTGTTTAAGAGGTGA
- the minE gene encoding cell division topological specificity factor MinE codes for MGIFSSLFKKENSKEDAKNRLKLVLIQDRAMLPSGVLENMKDDILKVLSKYVEIEKSRLNIEVCPYDDDPRKIALVANIPILKSSTREVTKTPTKQQKRK; via the coding sequence GTGGGGATTTTTAGTAGTCTTTTTAAAAAAGAAAATTCAAAAGAGGATGCAAAAAATAGATTAAAATTAGTTTTAATTCAAGATAGAGCAATGCTTCCATCTGGTGTTTTAGAAAATATGAAAGATGATATCTTGAAAGTTTTATCTAAATATGTTGAGATTGAAAAATCTAGGTTAAATATAGAAGTGTGTCCTTATGATGATGACCCTAGAAAAATTGCATTAGTAGCTAATATTCCAATCTTAAAATCAAGTACTAGAGAAGTAACAAAAACACCAACAAAACAACAAAAGCGTAAATAA
- a CDS encoding ankyrin repeat domain-containing protein: MDNSMIFLNACKNGQKGVVEAFIKKGGLDFNKRDSLGNTALFYACMKGTKDIVKLLLDNGADSSLVNNNSISPLHAVSKSGNKEIISLLLNTGADINATDKDGKTPLIYTLIENRIEASKFLLEKGADTQIKDNSGHKAIDYATANGLRDIITLLLKNENDDKNNFGNTPLHQACYNNQSEVVKELLKQDGIEVNALNDNGNTPLIIASIQGNLLIVQLLLKAGANPKQSLLNGNTALHFAAESGNQYIGKSLLEAGAEIDTQNEIGETALLVAAMEGHNDFVKLLVENGANINIVDNSQNSPLFYASERGYTEIVEILLLAGAE, translated from the coding sequence ATGGACAATAGTATGATTTTTTTGAATGCCTGTAAAAATGGACAAAAAGGTGTTGTAGAAGCTTTTATAAAAAAAGGTGGTCTTGACTTTAACAAAAGAGATTCTCTTGGAAATACAGCTCTCTTCTATGCTTGTATGAAAGGAACTAAAGATATTGTAAAATTGTTATTGGACAATGGTGCTGATAGTTCTTTGGTTAATAACAATAGCATAAGCCCACTTCATGCTGTATCAAAAAGTGGTAATAAAGAAATAATTTCTTTACTATTAAATACAGGTGCTGATATTAATGCAACTGATAAAGATGGAAAAACTCCTTTGATATACACCCTTATTGAAAACAGAATCGAAGCATCAAAATTTTTATTAGAAAAGGGAGCTGATACTCAAATAAAAGACAATAGTGGTCATAAAGCTATTGACTATGCTACTGCCAATGGTCTTCGTGATATTATTACTTTATTATTAAAAAACGAAAATGATGATAAAAATAATTTTGGAAATACTCCTCTTCATCAAGCTTGTTATAATAATCAAAGTGAAGTAGTTAAAGAACTGCTAAAACAAGATGGAATAGAAGTTAATGCTTTAAATGATAATGGAAACACTCCGTTGATAATAGCATCCATACAAGGAAATTTATTAATTGTTCAATTATTATTAAAAGCTGGTGCAAATCCAAAACAAAGTCTTTTAAATGGAAATACAGCTCTGCATTTTGCTGCAGAAAGTGGAAACCAATATATAGGAAAGTCTTTATTAGAGGCTGGAGCTGAAATTGATACTCAAAATGAAATAGGAGAAACAGCCTTATTAGTGGCTGCAATGGAGGGTCATAATGACTTTGTCAAATTATTAGTAGAGAATGGAGCAAATATTAATATTGTTGATAACTCTCAAAATTCTCCATTATTTTATGCCTCTGAAAGAGGATATACTGAAATTGTTGAAATTTTATTACTTGCTGGGGCAGAATGA
- a CDS encoding ankyrin repeat domain-containing protein — protein MLYNLNDLYRNLKNDPMSREKILEYYRTANIEEKNKDQSSLLHMAAQYADSLAIEILLNRGMDPNMEGEGSRKPLHYLAEGTKHINDGKERAKCAELLLDAKASVLRKDSIGRTAVVIAAQNGYHEILKVFIDRNLKLTLTDSSGNNALHMACQYFSDYDKDDEDRYFKTIKYLLDAGLDPNEKNNNDKTAIDIAKKINNKNLIALLLGNYNEENPNELLIKTADLSLHKALEKKDYEAVEALIKLGADVNAFSEEKDTRFREMSPLGIAFYMFDEKSMEILLKAGADVNLKTTEGNNVLAEHLGYMKDEYFDFDKIPLIEKLLKILLDNGLKINDTVDNDGNTALIKACKSLDENSSHNGRTLAGVIANFLLKENCDVNSSNLDGQTALMFLCASHDIEAQDLQIQVLEAEADVGTTDKNGDTPLIYAAKNKNANIGKEMAELLFDFGDPKLEHVNNNGKSALEIATDLNNEEFIKFLLMKM, from the coding sequence ATGCTATATAACTTAAATGACTTATATCGGAATTTAAAAAATGACCCAATGAGTAGGGAAAAAATTTTAGAGTATTATAGGACTGCCAACATAGAGGAAAAAAATAAAGACCAATCATCTTTATTACATATGGCAGCACAATATGCTGATAGTTTAGCTATTGAAATATTATTAAATAGAGGAATGGATCCCAATATGGAAGGGGAAGGTTCCAGAAAACCTTTACACTACTTAGCAGAGGGTACAAAACATATAAATGATGGTAAAGAAAGAGCGAAATGTGCTGAATTATTATTAGATGCTAAGGCTAGTGTACTTAGAAAAGATAGTATTGGTAGAACAGCAGTAGTAATAGCAGCCCAAAATGGTTATCATGAAATATTAAAAGTTTTTATAGATAGAAATTTGAAATTGACTTTAACAGATAGTAGTGGAAATAATGCTTTACATATGGCTTGCCAATATTTTTCAGATTATGACAAAGATGATGAAGATAGATATTTTAAAACTATAAAATATTTATTAGATGCTGGTTTAGATCCAAATGAAAAAAATAATAATGATAAAACAGCAATAGACATTGCTAAAAAAATAAATAATAAAAATTTAATAGCATTATTATTAGGAAATTATAATGAAGAAAATCCAAATGAATTATTAATTAAAACAGCTGATTTATCCTTACATAAGGCACTTGAAAAAAAAGATTATGAAGCTGTAGAAGCTCTTATAAAATTAGGGGCTGATGTTAATGCTTTTTCAGAAGAAAAAGATACTCGTTTTAGAGAAATGAGTCCACTAGGAATAGCTTTCTATATGTTTGATGAAAAAAGTATGGAAATCTTATTAAAGGCTGGGGCTGATGTTAATCTTAAAACAACTGAGGGGAATAATGTACTTGCTGAACATTTAGGTTATATGAAAGATGAATATTTTGATTTTGATAAAATCCCTTTAATAGAAAAACTTTTAAAAATTTTATTGGATAATGGCTTAAAAATAAATGATACTGTAGACAATGATGGAAATACAGCTTTAATAAAAGCTTGTAAATCTCTTGATGAGAATAGTTCACATAATGGTCGAACATTAGCTGGTGTTATTGCAAATTTTCTTCTGAAAGAAAATTGTGATGTTAATTCCAGTAACTTAGATGGACAAACTGCTTTAATGTTTTTATGTGCTAGCCATGATATAGAAGCTCAAGATTTACAAATTCAAGTATTAGAGGCTGAAGCTGATGTGGGAACTACTGATAAAAATGGAGATACTCCTTTAATATATGCTGCTAAAAACAAAAATGCAAACATAGGAAAAGAAATGGCTGAATTACTATTTGATTTTGGAGATCCAAAACTGGAACATGTCAATAATAATGGAAAATCTGCTTTAGAAATTGCAACAGATTTAAATAATGAAGAATTTATAAAATTTTTACTAATGAAAATGTAA
- a CDS encoding DUF1667 domain-containing protein, producing the protein MEKEMICIVCPVGCHISVNTETYEVKGNACPRGAIYGKEELSAPKRVVTSTVKIKNALDKRCPVKTEKSIPKELNFKLMEELKNIELTAPVKRGDIVIKNIFNTGVNVIVTKDM; encoded by the coding sequence ATGGAAAAGGAAATGATATGTATAGTTTGTCCTGTTGGTTGTCATATAAGTGTTAATACAGAAACTTATGAAGTTAAAGGAAATGCTTGTCCAAGAGGAGCAATCTATGGAAAAGAAGAATTGTCAGCTCCAAAAAGAGTTGTTACTTCAACAGTTAAAATTAAAAATGCTTTAGATAAGAGATGCCCTGTAAAAACAGAAAAATCAATTCCAAAAGAATTAAATTTCAAATTGATGGAAGAATTAAAAAATATTGAGCTTACAGCACCTGTAAAAAGAGGAGATATTGTTATAAAAAATATTTTTAACACTGGTGTTAATGTGATTGTTACTAAAGATATGTAA
- a CDS encoding NAD(P)/FAD-dependent oxidoreductase has protein sequence MNMKYDLVIVGGGPAGLAAAVEAKRNGIDNILVIERAKELGGILPQCIHNGFGLHEFKEELTGPEYAQRFMDQLFELNIEYKLDTMVLEISENKIVQAINSADGYMIIEAKSIVLTMGCRERTRGAIAIPGDRPAGVFTAGAAQRYINMEGYMVGKRVVILGSGDIGLIMARRLTLEGAKVLAVAELMPFSGGLTRNIVQCLDDYDIPLYLSHTVVDIIGKDRVEKVIIAKVDENKKAIPGTEIEYECDTLLLSVGLIPENDISRATGIKIDPRTNGPIVNELMETSIPGIFASGNVVHVHDLVDFVSIESRKAGKSAAKYIKGEVTDGEYIEVQTGNGIGYTVPQKFRMENIEKNLELSMRVRQIYKNVKIVVKSNDAVIHSVKKNHMAPGEMEKITLSKTVLGKIDANKIVVEVVEEDK, from the coding sequence ATGAATATGAAATATGATTTAGTTATTGTTGGTGGAGGTCCAGCAGGACTTGCAGCAGCAGTAGAAGCTAAAAGAAATGGAATAGATAATATACTTGTAATTGAAAGAGCAAAAGAGTTAGGTGGAATCTTACCACAATGTATTCACAATGGTTTTGGACTTCATGAATTCAAAGAAGAATTAACTGGTCCTGAATATGCCCAAAGATTTATGGATCAATTATTTGAATTAAATATAGAATATAAGCTAGACACTATGGTTTTAGAAATTTCTGAAAATAAAATAGTTCAAGCTATTAACTCTGCTGATGGATATATGATAATTGAAGCAAAGTCTATAGTTTTAACTATGGGTTGTAGAGAAAGAACAAGAGGAGCAATAGCAATTCCAGGAGATAGACCTGCAGGAGTTTTCACAGCAGGAGCTGCTCAAAGATATATCAATATGGAAGGATATATGGTTGGTAAAAGAGTTGTTATCTTAGGCTCAGGAGATATTGGACTTATTATGGCAAGAAGACTTACTCTTGAAGGAGCAAAAGTTTTAGCTGTTGCAGAACTTATGCCATTCTCTGGTGGATTAACAAGAAACATTGTACAATGTTTAGATGATTATGATATTCCACTATATTTAAGTCATACAGTTGTAGATATTATAGGTAAAGATAGAGTTGAAAAAGTTATAATTGCTAAGGTTGATGAAAATAAAAAAGCTATACCTGGAACTGAAATAGAATATGAATGTGATACTTTACTTCTATCTGTTGGTCTTATTCCTGAAAATGATATTTCAAGAGCAACAGGAATAAAAATTGACCCTAGAACTAATGGACCAATAGTAAATGAACTTATGGAAACAAGTATACCTGGAATATTTGCTTCTGGAAATGTTGTCCATGTACATGACTTAGTTGACTTTGTAAGTATTGAATCAAGAAAAGCTGGAAAATCAGCAGCTAAATATATAAAAGGCGAAGTTACAGATGGAGAATATATTGAAGTTCAAACTGGAAATGGAATAGGATATACTGTTCCACAAAAATTTAGAATGGAAAATATAGAAAAGAATTTAGAGCTTTCTATGAGAGTTAGACAAATATATAAAAATGTTAAGATAGTAGTTAAGTCAAATGATGCTGTAATACATTCAGTTAAGAAAAATCATATGGCTCCAGGAGAAATGGAAAAAATAACTCTATCTAAAACTGTACTTGGAAAAATTGATGCTAATAAGATTGTTGTAGAAGTAGTTGAGGAGGATAAATAA
- a CDS encoding NAD(P)/FAD-dependent oxidoreductase — MFDVVVIGAGIMGAAVSRELSRYELKTLLLDKENDVSCGTTKANSAIVHAGYDAKEGSLMAKYNVLGNAMYEKLCEEVDAPFRKVGSYVLAFSEKEKEHLEMLYQRGLNNGVPEMEIIDAAEIQKREPHVSKEAVAALYAGTAGITGPWELTIKLVENAMENGVELKLNSEVINIKKENNIFKIELKSGEIIETKALINAAGVYADFINNMLSNKHFKITPRIGEYYLLDKVQGYLTDSVIFQCPTEMGKGILVSKTAHGNIIVGPTASDVENKDDVGNTQNGFDTIKLFATKSIKDVNFRDNIRNFAGLRAEADTGDFILGEAEDVKGLFNIAGTKSPGLTSAPAMSVDLAKMVVESFGGVKEKENFIKNRKMIHFINLSAEEKAEVIKKDPRYGRIICRCENITEGEIVDAIHRKCGGRTLNGIKRRVRPGAGRCQGGFCGPRVQEILARELGEDLEEIVMEQKDSYILTGKTK, encoded by the coding sequence ATGTTTGATGTAGTTGTTATTGGTGCTGGAATAATGGGAGCAGCAGTTTCAAGAGAATTATCTAGATATGAGTTAAAAACTTTATTACTAGATAAAGAAAATGATGTTTCTTGCGGTACAACAAAAGCAAATTCTGCCATAGTACACGCAGGATATGATGCAAAAGAAGGAAGCCTTATGGCAAAATACAATGTATTAGGTAATGCAATGTATGAAAAATTATGTGAAGAAGTAGATGCCCCTTTCAGAAAAGTAGGTTCTTATGTATTGGCCTTTTCTGAAAAGGAAAAAGAACACTTAGAAATGCTATATCAAAGAGGACTTAATAATGGTGTTCCTGAAATGGAAATCATAGATGCAGCTGAAATTCAAAAAAGAGAACCTCATGTAAGTAAAGAAGCTGTTGCAGCTCTATATGCAGGTACAGCAGGAATAACAGGTCCTTGGGAATTAACAATCAAATTAGTAGAAAATGCCATGGAAAATGGTGTTGAATTAAAGTTAAATTCAGAAGTTATAAATATAAAAAAAGAAAATAATATATTTAAAATAGAGTTAAAATCTGGAGAAATTATTGAGACAAAAGCCCTTATTAATGCAGCGGGAGTTTATGCAGATTTTATAAATAATATGCTTTCAAATAAACATTTTAAAATCACTCCAAGAATAGGAGAATATTATTTATTAGACAAGGTACAAGGATATTTAACTGACAGTGTAATCTTCCAATGCCCTACTGAAATGGGAAAAGGTATATTAGTTTCAAAAACTGCTCATGGAAATATAATAGTTGGACCTACTGCTTCTGATGTTGAAAATAAAGATGATGTAGGAAATACCCAAAATGGATTTGATACAATTAAACTATTTGCAACAAAGAGCATAAAAGATGTTAATTTTAGAGATAATATTAGAAATTTTGCTGGACTTAGAGCAGAAGCTGATACAGGAGATTTCATTCTGGGTGAGGCAGAAGATGTAAAAGGACTATTTAATATAGCAGGAACTAAATCTCCAGGACTGACATCTGCTCCTGCAATGTCTGTAGATTTAGCCAAAATGGTAGTTGAAAGTTTTGGTGGAGTTAAGGAAAAAGAAAACTTTATAAAAAACAGAAAAATGATACATTTTATAAATTTATCAGCAGAAGAAAAAGCAGAAGTTATAAAGAAAGACCCTAGATATGGAAGAATAATTTGTAGATGTGAGAACATAACAGAAGGTGAAATCGTTGATGCTATTCATAGAAAATGTGGTGGAAGAACATTAAATGGTATCAAAAGAAGAGTTAGACCAGGTGCAGGAAGATGCCAAGGAGGTTTCTGTGGTCCTCGTGTACAAGAAATCTTAGCAAGAGAACTTGGTGAAGATTTAGAAGAAATAGTTATGGAACAAAAAGACTCTTACATCTTAACAGGAAAAACTAAATAG